GACACAATGCAGTGGTTCAGGTGAAATTGTTACACAGATAACCAAAGGCTTTgaggttgttttgctgctttgctctgctcACCCAGAGCAATGCAGTGGGGTTGGTTTCCTTCCACAAAATGCCCAGGCCTCCAGCTCTCTGTAAATGAGGATTTAAATCCTGCTGGAAGTGACTGAGCCACCAGAGAAggcacaggatcacagaataagctgagttggaagggacccaccaggatcatggagtccaactcctggccatGCACAGAAccatccccaaaatccaccctgtgcccaagagcgttGTCCAAAAGCTCCCTGGGCTCTGTcagtgcagcacagctgagAATTCCCAACCTGGCTCTTCCATCTCAGTCTTAGAGCCAGCCTTGACCTGTCCTCTGGGACAACGAGGAGGAAATTTTGTTATCCTCTTCCATTTTATTCTAAAGACCTCCTGTCTTCAGAATAAAATAATAGATTCTCTGCTCACTCCACAAGGAAGAGTTATGGCCCACAGATAATGGATGTTTGTATTTCCCTGCCCCAAATTCCAGCCTTTGCTGTGCCCCAAACAAAGAGGGAATGAACATCTGGGAGGGAATGACTCTGCTAAGCAGGGTGTGCTCTGTCTCTGCCTAGATTGCCTCTGACTATGGAACAGATGAGtccatcacctccctgctgGACAAGATGGatcttttcctgctgccagtGGCCAACCCTGATGGATTTGTGTACACTCACACCTCGGTGGGTCAGCTCAGCTCTTTGAGCTCAGTGAGATTccaaagaaataataaatatgaGGGGAGTGGGCTCTGAAAGTCTTAATGCTGTGAGAGGAGTTACCAAAGAGTTGGGCAGACAAAGATCCTCATCATTTGTCTAACCCACTGTAAATACCCATTTTTAGTAAATACATTTGATTGTTGACCATTGGCCCATCTTGGCAGTCAGAAATACTCTTGGGGTCATGGCTAGGCTCAATCCCCCATGGATGGGGAGCAGTTTTGGTGCCAGCACCCAGATTTGCTCCTTTTTGAGCATTTCTCTGTTGCAGAACCGCATGTGGAGGAAAACCCGCTCCAAGATTCCTGGCAGCGTCTGCGTCGGAGTCGACCCCAACAGGAACTGGGATGCAGGTTTTGGAGGTAGGATAAGGATTCTGGATTCTGGATTCTGGATCCTGTCACACAGAACCAGCAGCTGCTTTTATAAAGGGGATTCATCACCCTGGGTGAGGCAGcatcatggaattatggaatcacagactggtttgggttggaaggacccaAAACATGATTTAGttccactccctgccatgggcaaagCCACCTTTCATTATCCCAGGTtgttcccagccccatccaaccaCAGAATACCCCCAGGAATGTGGATTCCTGGGttgctgggcagcctgttccagcctACATCATCTCAAAGTGCATTCCTTGAGCATTCACACTCTGTTTGAGCATTTATCAGCGTTTGAGGCCTTGCTTGTCCTTAGCAAGGCCCAGCTGTGTGGGGCCTGCCCTGACCTGCCAGGAATTCCCCCCTCAGGCTCCGTTCCCTCCTTGCACCCCCAGGTCCTGGAGCCAGCAACAGCCCCTGCTCTGACTCCTACCACGGGCCCAGCGCCAACTCCGAGGTGGAGGTGAAATCTGTTGTCGACTTCATCAAGAACCACGGAAACTTCAAGGCCTTCCTGACCCTCCACAGTTACTCCCAGCTGCTGATGTATCCCTATGGATACAAATGCACCAGGCCAGATGATTATGCTGAGCTGGTGAGACAGCAGGACTTGGTTTTACCTTCCTCTCTTCTGTGCCACTgcctctctgtgctttccttgctcTTCCCTGATGACAGCACCGCAGCTGGAATAATATCTCTGAGGCAGTGTGGGTCTCACAGCCATCATTCCAATGGGAGAGGCCTCTGGAGGTCTCTGTTCTAACCCTGTGCTGAAAGGGCTTTGGAGGCAGAGCCAATTTCACTCTGAATTTGGATTGTTTTGATATTTCTAAAGATGAATTGTTTTTCAAGCTCATCCCAAAGTTTCCTTAATCTCACGGGGATTTTTTTGTCCTAATCCCTAAATGCAGTTCCCCTGTGGCAATTTGTtgccttttccccccttcccaAAGAACCCAGCTCTGTTTTCCATCCAGCCCCCATTACGCAAGTTGAAGTGAGCACAAAGTTGACCTTGGAGTATTATGGGATTCCAGCTGCCTTGGGAATTTCTGGTATCTCTTGAGCCTTCCCTTGACAAGGCAGTGAGATAAACGCTGGATGAGCACTTACAGAACCTGCTGGGAGTTACCTCACCTGCAGTGGCACCTCCCAGAaatgctgtgggagctgtggctgctggtggTGTGAATCACCTCCAAAGCAGATTGGAGATTTCTGGTGAAATCCCAGTGTTGAATCTCAGGAACCGTGGCTTCTTCCTGACTTTCCCTTCATCTCCTCCCCTGCAGGAATCtctgggaagagctgctgccaatTCCATCCGCTCCCTCTATGGCACCACCTTCCAAGTGGGCCCCATTTGCAGCACCATCTGTGAGTATTTAGGGCTGTCCCAGGACACCAATCCCTGTCCTCCCCACAGGGAGTGTCCCTGCTGGAAgccacagtgtccctgtgcagtgACACCGCCGGTCCCACGTCACCCCTGAGCGTTCCCATCCAAACCTCATCCTTTCCATCCAAACCTCATCCTTGTCCCCCAAAACACCACCAGCAGAACAACAGAGCTCCAGCATTGCTCTGCTCCCCCTCTGGACCATCTCCCTTTCCCTTCCAGACCAAGCCAGTGGGGGCAGCATTGACTGGAGCTACGACAACGGCATCAAATATTCCTTTGCCTTCGAGCTGAGGGACACGGGGCGTTACGGGTTCCTGCTGCCCGCCAACCAGATCATCCCTGCTGCCAAGGAGACCTGGCTGGGCCTGATGAAAATCATGGAGCACGTGAAGAACAAGTCCTcctgagagctgggctgggactcagctctgcagcacagctcagaaaTCCTCCGTGATTGATGGCTGTTGTGATAGAAAGGGCTGAATAAACCCCTGTTCACCCCCCCTGTGGTGTTTGGCACGTGTTCCTTGTGTGTGACACATCCCTGAGGAGATTTTGGGCCAcaaccctccctgcccaccatccagtgccaccctgccatggcagggacaccttccactgtgccaggctgctccagccccagtgcccagcctggccttgggcactgcagggatcaggggcagccccagctgctctgggaatcccttcccaaaatcccagcccaggctccctctccagggaattccctccattcccagctctcccagcctggcattggatccatccccaccccgactcctctccaggaagggattttgggctctGGGGGCTTCACTGGCAATCTCAGCACTCCAGGAagggtctcccttccctttgccaTCCCCAACTTCCATAAAAACCCCTGGGGATGGATTCTGAGTGTCCCAAatgccagaatggtttgggtgggaagggcccttcaagcccatcccattccaagcccaccatcccaggctgctccagcctggccttgggcactgcagggatcaggggcagccccagctgctctggcaatgccagcccaggcaggaattgctcattgccaagatgccacccatggctgccctctggcagtgggagccattccctgggtgctgtccctgcaggccttgtccccagtccctctgcagctctcctggagcccctggaaTGTGCTGgaagctctccctggagccttctccaggctgaagggGCTGGTGCAGAGGGCCTGGTGTTAACCACCCTAATCCAGGCTATGGAACTAATTAAAGGAATTTAATTTCCCTTAACGAGCCTCAGGACCCTGCCAGGGCCCTGACCACTGTCCTCAAATGTACACCCCCATATATTTGGCTGccccttttctctctcccacGTGTTCCCAGTGGACAAGGTTGGAGGGAAGATGGAGGTGGGAGGACATCTCCCCTGATCCAGCACCCAGCCCCTCAGGAGCCCCTGGTTCCATTTCCATCCTGCAAATTTCTTGGGGATTAAGAGCAAAGAGCTCAGGAGGCCCTGAAGGATCAGAGATtagctctggctgctgctgctgtggtgatTATCGAGTCTAACAGGTTTATCTTGGTGTCTTGTGACCCCCCAGCAGCTGGTGAGTTACTCACCCTCGGAGGCTGGCAGGAGAGCAAACAGCGCTGATGTGTCCGATAAAACCCTGCGGACCCGGGCAcggagctgctggcaggaaaaggggaaggtGCAGCTGAGGGAAGCGGCCCAGGGCGCTGGGTTTGGGTTAAAAGCAGCTGGTTTGGAAAGCAAAGCCATGCTTGGGGCAGCCAGTGCTGCccttgtgtccctgtcccctttgCTCATGGCCTTATCCAGTGGCACTGCTTCCCAAACTGACCCAGTTtccaaaatcccatcctctGCCCAGTGACTGAAATCCACTGATGGTAAatcccagggacagggacacagctggcTCTTGGACCTGGAGGAGCTcttgtccccagagcaggagctgcagggcctgaggaGCCTCGGCTGGGAGTGTGGAACTGCCACCTTGTCCTGCTGTGGAAGCTCATTCCAACCATGCAGGGCTCGagggcccctgtcccctcctcccGAAGTGCCTGGTGGGGGTGAGGAGAGCTCATCCAGGGCTGGAACCCAAGCTCTTCCCCACAGAGAGTGATGGGAGAGCCAACAGCCTCACCTGGAATGAGGGAGagccagcagggacaccaggaaaTGCTTTTCACCAGTGCTGAAGTGAAGGGAGCGACCCACCTTTGTTGGTCAGCATCTGACTCCAATGTATTGATCAaccaggcactttttataacagtgttaattcacttcatgcatattgcaaaatctgagcccccgataggctgtagagaaaacttcagctcctccttttgtttacaatacctgaagtttgtttattgaaaccaagatcagtgttctcaccatgatatgaaaagttctcaaaaccttcatatctgtTCTCAGAATGGTcatctgttcccagagcagccaaggacagaatattGCTTGTTTTTGAGgaaacggtctgagaatcttgttgtttatataaaaggtggctgagaaccttaattatttacaggatcaagcctgggaaaggctgctttacagcaggcCTCTATCTTTCCCTCAGCTGAatcccttcatggcctctttctttaagccatgcttggaccaggctctccacacaccaggaggagaagcagcaggacCTGGTGCCAGCGGGGCCGTGCTGCCTCCATCTCTGGAGAGACCCCAAGATCCAGCAAGGAGGGCCCTGGTgggtccccagagctgcccacgCCCCTCCCCAGGCATTGGACACAGACATCCTGTGGTCCCTTCCCACCTCAACCACGCCACGATCCTGGAACCCCCTCAGCAACAACCCCAACAccttcccagggcagctcctgctcctggtgcAGCCAGAACCCCCCGATTGCATGGAGAAAACCTCGGTCAGAGGATGTCAGCTCtgagagctgccctgggaggtgcctgccagcctgggaacacagcccaggaacccagagcatccctgaCAAGCACGGTGGGAGCTCAGGCAGCACAGATAAGGCCCAACAAAGGCCCTGCTGTGAGCTGCAGAACAAAGGCACTGCTTTACCTGGGGAACAAAGACACCTCTGACAAACTGACCTCACGGACAGCCCCACTCAGGGACAGCTGCTCACAGCCCCTGCTTACactgaaaacataaaaataattcattttctgCACAAAAATGAGCCTTTCTGTCTGAGCATTACCCCAGCTGAACGTCCTTGTGCACCTCGGAGCTCCACGACTTCCACCTGCTTTGAAGTGAGATTTCATCCACCAGCAAGTGACCCCACTCCTGGGAATGGTTTGATGAATTATTTGAATAATATATCTCACATTTTATACAtctgtatctatatctatatacatGTAAGCATGAACTAATTAATCATAAATAAATCTACctttaaatgtttgttttttctgcaAGCAACTTTGTAGTAGCTTGTCATTACACATGCATTACTAATCATAATTATGATTGACTTACTCATAGCAATGTGTAATGAAGAAATCCATGGAAACAAAGAGGTGTTTCCTTGTGGTTTTGGGGCTCCTGTGACCACGCCATCCCCACCGTCCCACGCCCGTGGGTTGGGAGCCGCCCGTGCCCACGGCAGCTCGGGGACACTCATCCAGGACCCACTCACCGAGGGAGACGTTATCAGATCCTCCCTAATTTGGCTGCTCTTGTGTTGACTTTGCCAAATAAAGCAAACATTTGGGCTCTGGAGcccttcctgcctgctctgtttgTCGCTGCCGACGCCGCGGGGGCGGCGGATGCGGCCCCGGTGAGGAGCTCCGGGAGGGACCCCGACACCGAGGGCGTTCTGTCCTTCctgggggctctgctctgctctcccacccACCATGGAGACCCTCCTGGTCTTCCTGGCCCTCCTGGGGgtcagcagcactgagcagctcTTCGTGGGGTGAgtcctgctggggcagggggtgGTGGGACACCatggctgggatggggatggtcCATCCCCACCAGGGTCCCTCAGGGTCGGCCTGGAGGGTGACATCCCAAAGGATGGAAATCCAGCAGGGGTTTTGCCAGCTGGGAAAGGTTTGGGTTCAGCCCAGGGTTGGAGGGAGGTTTGGAGCAGGTAGGAATTGGGGAATGCTGAAGCCTGAGGGCGTCGCTCCGAGCTTTGCCAGGGTGTGGAATCCCAGAGGATCAGGGGATGATGTGGAGGGCTCAAAGATGATGGCTGTGGAGCCATCCAAGGACTGTGGGAATAAAAACCAAAGATTGCTGGGAATAACAGCCAAAGATTGCTGGGAATAACAGCCAAGGATTTATGGGAAAAACAGCCAAGGATTGCTGGGAATAACCAAGGATTGTTTGGAATAACAGCCAAGGATAACTGGGAAAAACAGCCAAGGATAACTGGGAATAACCAAGGATTGCTGGGAATAACAGCCAAGGATTTATGGGAATAACCAAGGATTGCTGGGAATAACCAAGGATTTATGGGAAAAACAGCCAAGGATTTATGGGAAAAACAGCCAAGGATTGCTGGGAATAACAGCCAAGGATAACTGGGAATAACCAAAGATTGCTGGGAATAACAGCCAAGGATAACTGGGAATAACCAAGGATTGCTGGGAATAACAGCCAAGGATTTATGggaaaaacagccaaagatTGCTGGGAATAACCAAGGATTGCTGGGAATAACCAAGGATTTATGGGGATAACAGCCAAGGATTTATGGGGATAACAGCCAAGGATTGCTGGGAATAACCAAGGATTGCTGGGAATAACAGCCAAGGATTTATGGGAATAACAGCCAAGGATTGCTGGGAACAGCCAAGGATTGCTGGGAATAACCAAGGATTGCTGGGAATAACAGCCAATGATTTATGGGACAAACAGCCAAGGATTGCTGGGAATAACCAAGGATTGTTTGGAATAACAGCCAAGGATAACTGGGAATAACAGCCAAAGATTGCTGGGAATAACAGCCAAGGATTGCTGGGAATAACAGCCAGGGATTGCTGGGAATAACAGCCAAGGATTGCTGGGAATAACCAAGGATTGTTTGGAATAACAGCCAAGGATAACTGGGAATAACCAAAGATTGCTGGGAATAACAGCCAAGGATTTATGGGAATAACAGCCAAAGATTGCTGGGAATAACCAAGGATTTATGGGAATAACAGCCAAGGATTGCTGGGAATAACCAAGGATTTATGGGAATAACAGCCAAGGATTGCTGGGAATAACAGCCAAGGATAACTGGGAATAACCAAGGATTGCTGGGAATAACCAAGGATTGCTAGGAATAACAGCCAAAGATTGCTGGGAATAACTAAGGATTGCTGGGAATAACAGCCAAGGATAACTGGGAATAACCAAAGATTGCTGGGAATAACAGCCAAGGATTTATGggaaaaacagccaaagatTGCTGGGAATAACAGCCAAGGATAGCTGGGAATAACTAAGGATTGCTGGGAATAACAGCCAAGGATTTATGggaaaaacagccaaagatTGCTGGGAATAACAGCCAAGGATAACTGGGAGTAACTAAGGATTGCTGGGAATAACAGCCAAGGATTTATGGGGAAAACAGCCAACGATTGCTGGGAATAACCAAGGATTTATGGGAATAACAGCCAAGGATTTATGggaaaaacagccaaagatTGCTGGGAATAACCAAGGATTTATGGGACAAACAGGCAAGGATTGCTGGGAATAACCAAGGATTGCTGGGAATAATCAAGGATTTATGGGGATAACAGCCAAGGATAACTGGGAATAACCAAGGATTGCTGGGAATAACCAAGGATTTATGGGGATAACAGCCAAGGATTTATGGGAAAAACAGCCAAGGATTGTTTGGAATAACAGCCAAGGATTGCTGGAAATAACAGCCAAGGATAACTGGGAATAACCAAGGATTGCTGGGAATAACAGCCAAGGATTTATGGGAATAACCAAGGATTTATGGGGATAACAGCCAAGGATAACTGGGAATAACCAAGGATTTATGGGAATAACCAAGGATAACTGGGAATAACACACCATGGGAAAGAACAAGATGTGGCTGGAGAGGgccctggggagggagggcagctcTTTTCCAGGATAACACCCCGGTgttgcagctcctgcagataAGAACAGCACCAGGGCAGGAATGAGGCTGAGAATGGGGCTTCCAGGAAGGTCTGAATGAATGGACTGGCAAAGAGAACTAATTGGTAGAtaaagtgagaattctgtgttCAGAGTAGGGAAAATTTACCCATTAAAAAGTCGCCCCAGGACATCCCAGCAGCTGGACGGCCACTGGAGCTGGGGCTCTCATCACCCAGggacagctggagctgtgccagggggttCAGGTTGGATAGCAGGAAAGGTTCCTGATCCGGaggagggtgctggcactgcccaggctccccagggaatgggcacattcccaaggctgccagagctccaggagcgcTTGGACAACGCTCTCAAGGACAGGGGGGGATTGCTGGGGTGTCTGGGCAGAGCCTGTGGTTGGATTTGATCCCTGTgggccccttccagctcaggatgttcTGTGGTGTGCCTGACCCACCTTCCTCCCTGCTGGGGTTGAGGGATCCATCCAGGATCCCATCACTCTCCTGCAGGCTGGGAGCCAAGCCTGTGCAGGGAAtgtcagggctgctccctgATTTGGGAAAAATCACAAGGATTTATTGCCTGCCTGAGTCTCCCAGGCACAGAATGGAAATTGTTATCACCCTGGCGAGGTGGTTAAACTGATAAATGGGAGTTAAGAGGATGAAAGGGGAAAGGTGAAGGAATTTGGTGCcattttgggagcagctttAGGCACTGCCCAGCAGGAGAGGTTGGAGGTGGAGGATTGATCCGAGATGAGAAAACCTCGGTCCCACAGAACATTTCCTCCTctccaggggctgtgcctgtcCTTGGgaagcccagccaggctggactgGGACCTCTGCTAGGGAACACATCCACAGATACAGAACATATCCATGGGAGAGATTCCCCAGCATCTGGGGAGCTGATCAAACAAGCCTGGAGATCATCCCAGACCCCCAGCActtgcttttttccccatcaTGGCTGCTCTGaacctgcatttttttttctctcaacaCCAACCACTGATGAATTTTCCAACCCTCTGAGCTGGTGTGGAGCTTCCCCAGGGCAGAGTCCCTCCCTGTGAGCCCTGTGCCTCCCTGCAGGGACCAGGTGCTGCGTGTCACGGCCAGGAAGGAGGAGCACATCACCCTGCTCGGGGTGCTGGgcgagcaggaggagctgcaggtgagCTCTGAGGGCTCCTGAGCAGCCCCTGGTCACAGCCCCTGGTGAATCCAGGGCTCCatcccacccttttccctcccCGTTTTGGAGCTGTGTAATTTAGAACTGTCAGACATCAAAGATGCATAGACTCTGTTTGATTCCTGATGGTCTTCAGCA
This region of Zonotrichia albicollis isolate bZonAlb1 chromosome 4, bZonAlb1.hap1, whole genome shotgun sequence genomic DNA includes:
- the LOC102068063 gene encoding carboxypeptidase A2 → MKLILIFSALLGASLCLETFVGHQVLRIKTKNEEEVKQLQLLESLQHLQLDFWINPSAPALPVDVRIPAASVQSVKAFLESQGIQYSILIEDLQDVLDKERQDMAESAQRQRSTSSFDFGAYHTLEDINAELDQLASEYSFVEKIQIGESYEKRPLYVLKFSTGGSNRPAIWLDAGIHSREWVTQASALWIANKIASDYGTDESITSLLDKMDLFLLPVANPDGFVYTHTSNRMWRKTRSKIPGSVCVGVDPNRNWDAGFGGPGASNSPCSDSYHGPSANSEVEVKSVVDFIKNHGNFKAFLTLHSYSQLLMYPYGYKCTRPDDYAELESLGRAAANSIRSLYGTTFQVGPICSTIYQASGGSIDWSYDNGIKYSFAFELRDTGRYGFLLPANQIIPAAKETWLGLMKIMEHVKNKSS